Genomic window (Rossellomorea aquimaris):
TGGAGGGGGAAGAGCATATGACAAATGCGATCGTAGCTCGATCTTTAGATGAGATTCAATTTTGGTCGAGAATTATGAAGGAGCATGCGTTGTTTCTGAGCTTGGGATTCACGTATGATCAAAAGCAATTAATTGAAGAAGCACAGCAGTTCATTACGGTTTTCGAAAGAATCGAGGAGAAGCTGAATAGATACTCCATCAACACGGATGTGCGACAAATCCAAGCTTTTAACAGTGAAGTTTATCAAGCGGCAGCTGCGATTTGGAACTATAAGCGGAAAATACTAGGATTGACATTGCGATGTGAAATCCGTTCTAATAATTATCCATTGTTAGTGGATCATATTAGCAGGGAGGCAGCATTCTTTGCCAAACGTCTGCAGGAACTGAATGAGGGGAAACTTGTTCCTGAACAGGATTCAATAATCCAGGAAAATGTATTCTTCCTGAAGATCATGGCCGATCACGCAAAATTTATCGGACATCTATTGGATCCTTCCGAACGAAAATTAGTTGAACAGGCGAGAGAGTTCAGCCAGGATTTCGACCAACTCGTTTTTCAAGCGATTGATTTAGACTCCATGCGTCCACAATCCGAAACAAAGCCAATGTTGAACCAATTTCTGAATCAAAATAAGGTTTCAGTTAAGTCATTGCGTGATTTCAAGAAAACCGCAAGAGAATTAATTGAAGAATGCAGAATCAAAAGTAATATCCATCCACTTTTGGCTGATCACACATTTAGAGAAGCAGAACGATTCCTGGAAATCATCGATTTATTTGAAGCGAGTTTGCAAACGAAATAAAGGTGGGTTTTGATAACCGCTTTTACTATTGGATACTTTTAGTACACATGAATCCTTCCCGTTCTCAAAAACTAAGGGAAACGGAATGTGAAAGAAGGGTTCAATTTTGCGGAAATCACTAAAAGTGTTGGTAATAGCGTCAATCTTAGTATTGCTCATCCCGGCACAAGCCTATGCAGTTTCGAATAACCCCATTGGCTGGGGATTTAAGAAGAGTCAGAATGAAGTTCCTGCAGAAGCAGGGGCCCAGCATGATCAGCTGCTTGAGAAATATGACGCCTTTTACAAGGGATCACCGGATAAAAAAGTCCTGTATCTGACCTTTGATAATGGGTATGAAAATGGCTATACAGGGAAGATCCTTGATGTATTGAAACAAGAAAAAGTGCCAGCGACCTTCTTCGTGACAGGTCACTACTTACTTAGTGCCGAAGACCTGGTCAAGCGAATGGTGAAAGAAGGACATATCGTCGGGAACCATTCCTGGCATCACCCGGATTTCACGGCAAGCTCGGATCAAAAAATCCGGGAAGAGCTGCAGAAAGTAAAAGTGAAAACGAAGGAATTGACAGGTCAGAAAGAAA
Coding sequences:
- a CDS encoding DUF2935 domain-containing protein → MTNAIVARSLDEIQFWSRIMKEHALFLSLGFTYDQKQLIEEAQQFITVFERIEEKLNRYSINTDVRQIQAFNSEVYQAAAAIWNYKRKILGLTLRCEIRSNNYPLLVDHISREAAFFAKRLQELNEGKLVPEQDSIIQENVFFLKIMADHAKFIGHLLDPSERKLVEQAREFSQDFDQLVFQAIDLDSMRPQSETKPMLNQFLNQNKVSVKSLRDFKKTARELIEECRIKSNIHPLLADHTFREAERFLEIIDLFEASLQTK
- the pdaA gene encoding delta-lactam-biosynthetic de-N-acetylase, with amino-acid sequence MLRKSLKVLVIASILVLLIPAQAYAVSNNPIGWGFKKSQNEVPAEAGAQHDQLLEKYDAFYKGSPDKKVLYLTFDNGYENGYTGKILDVLKQEKVPATFFVTGHYLLSAEDLVKRMVKEGHIVGNHSWHHPDFTASSDQKIREELQKVKVKTKELTGQKEMNYLRPPRGVFSERTLQIAKEEGYTHVFWSLAFIDWKTDQQRGWQYSYDNIMAQAHPGAIILLHSVSKDNADAMEKAIKDLKKRGYTFKSLDEHPMMKK